A single window of Nyctibius grandis isolate bNycGra1 chromosome 16, bNycGra1.pri, whole genome shotgun sequence DNA harbors:
- the DAB2IP gene encoding disabled homolog 2-interacting protein isoform X2 — MPRLKESRSHESLLSPSSAVEALDLSMEEEVVIKPVHSSILGQDYCFEVTTSSGSKCFSCRSAAERDKWMENLRRAVHPNKDNSRRVENMLKLWIIEAKDLPAKKKYLCELCLDDVLYARTTCKLKTDNVFWGEHFEFNNLPSLKNITVHLYKETDKKKKKDKTNFIGQVNIPVSSVTGRQFVEKWYPVVSPNPGKGKSPGPMIRIKSRYQSMSILPMEMYKEFAEYITNNYMVLCSVLEPSLSVKNKEEMASALVHILQSTGKAKDFLTDLMMSEVDRCGENEHLIFRENTLATKAIEEYLKLVGQKYLQDALGEFIKALYESDENCEVDPSKCSSSDLPEHQSNLKMCCELAFCKIINSYCVFPRELKEVFASWRQECSNRGRPDISERLISASLFLRFLCPAIMSPSLFSLLQEYPDDRTARTLTLIAKVTQNLANFAKFGSKEEYMSFMNQFLEHEWTNMQRFLLEISNPETISNTAGFEGYIDLGRELSTLHSLLWEVISQLEQGTATKLGPLPRILRDVNSALSNPACVQVSVTADHAASTPSAGNSISAGLQKMVVENDLSGSAGAQPSPARSSSYSEANEPDVQMSNGSKSLSMVDLQDNRLLDGGANAPGTADSLNDSQSSLGQLQGVWTARTQQNSVTGMATVRRAGQTPTTPSGESAPGRPQLLAPLSFQNPVYQMAAGLPLSPRGLGDSSSECHSSLSSHSNSEELTASKHGFAAPAAPEDLARRTGELARRQLSLTEKGGQPTMPRQNSAGPQRRIDQPPPPPPPPVARGRTPPSLLSTVQYQRPASGTMMSSSPDWPGSGARLRQQSSSSKGDSPEMKQRTMHKQAPSPVNPNALDRTAAWLLNMNMQFLEDESIDPDSKHRDKLRNKDELSQAEKYQQDLVVLQDKLRISNKKLEEYETRFKCQEETTQKLMLEYQARLEESEERLRRQQEDKEIQMKGIISRLMSVEEELKKDHAEMQAAVDSKQKIIDAQEKRIASLDAANARLMSALTQLKERYSMQTRNGISPTNPTKLQITENGEFRNSSNC; from the exons GTGACGACTTCATCAGGAAGTAAGTGCTTCTCGTGTCGTTCTGCAGCAGAGCGAGATAAATGGATGGAGAACCTGCGGCGTGCCGTGCACCCAAATAAG gacaaCAGCAGAAGGGTAGAGAATATGTTAAAGTTATGGATTATTGAAGCCAAGGACCTGCCAGCTAAGAAGAAGTACTTGTGTGAATTATGCCTGGATGACGTTCTTTATGCACGAACTACCTGTAAATTGAAAACTGATAATGTATTTTGGGGGGAGCACTTTGAATTTAATAACCTCCCATCGCTCAAAAACATTACGGTGCACTTGTACAAAGAGactgacaagaagaaaaagaaggacaAGACCAATTTCATCGGACAAGTGAACATCCCTGTCAGCTCTGTCACGGGCCGGCAGTTCGTAGAGAAATGGTACCCAGTGGTGAGCCCCAACCCCGGGAAGGGCAAGTCCCCGGGGCCCATGATCCGCATCAAGTCGCGCTACCAGAGCATGAGCATTCTTCCCATGGAGATGTACAAAGAGTTCGCCGAGTACATCACGAACAATTACATGGTGCTGTGCTCGGTGCTGGAGCCCTCGCTGAGCGTGAAGAACAAGGAGGAGATGGCGTCTGCGCTGGTGCACATCCTGCAGAGCACGGGCAAGGCCAAG GATTTCTTGACTGACCTGATGATGTCTGAAGTTGATCGCTGTGGTGAGAATGAGCATCTCATTTTCAGGGAGAACACACTGGCCACCAAAGCAATCGAAGAATACCTGAAGCTCGTGgggcagaaatatttgcaagatGCCTTAG GGGAATTTATCAAAGCGCTGTACGAATCAGATGAAAATTGTGAGGTGGATCCCAGTAAGTGTTCATCTTCGGACCTTCCTGAACACCAGAGCAACCTGAAGATGTGCTGCGAGCTGGCCTTCTGCAAGATCATCAACTCCTACTG TGTCTTCCCAAGGGAGCTCAAAGAAGTTTTTGCCTCGTGGAGACAAGAATGCAGCAACCGAGGCCGTCCGGACATCAGCGAGCGACTGATCAGTGCCTCCCTGTTCCTCCGGTTCCTCTGCCCGGCCATCATGTCCCCGTCCCTCTTCAGCCTCCTGCAGGAGTACCCGGATGACCGCACTGCACGCACTTTGACCCTCATTGCCAAGGTCACCCAGAACCTCGCCAACTTCGCCAA GTTTGGCAGCAAAGAGGAATACATGTCCTTTATGAATCAATTCTTGGAACATGAATGGACAAACATGCAGAGATTTCTGCTGGAGATTTCCAATCCCGAAACCATCTCAAACACAGCTGGCTTTGAAGGCTACATTGACCTGGGCCGGGAACTGTCCACGTTGCACTCGCTGCTCTGGGAAGTCATTTCTCAACTGGAGCAG GGCACTGCAACAAAGCTTGGGCCTCTGCCTCGGATCCTGAGGGACGTCAACTCGGCACTCAGTAACCCAGCCTGCGTGCAGGTCTCGGTCACGGCTGACCACGCCGCATCCACGCCCAGCGCTGGCAACAGCATCTCTGCGGGGCTACAGAAAATGGTGGTAGAGAATGACTTGTCTGG GTCTGCTGGGGCCCAGCCCTCGCCTGCCCGAAGCTCCAGTTACTCAGAGGCCAATGAGCCCGACGTGCAGATGTCTAATGGCAGCAAGAGTTTGTCCATGGTGGACTTGCAGGACAATCGGCTCTTGGACGGTGGGGCCAACGCGCCCGGCACGGCTGACTCCCTCAATGACAGTCAGTCGTCCCTCGGGCAGTTGCAGGGCGTATGGACCGCACGGACTCAGCAGAACAGCGTGACGGGCATGGCCACCGTGCGCCGGGCGGGCCAGACGCCCACGACGCCGAGCGGCGAGAGCGCGCCGGGCCGGCCCCAGCTCCTGGCACCGCTCTCCTTCCAGAACCCCGTGTACCAGATGGCGGCCGGGCTGCCGCTGTCCCCCCGCGGCCTGGGCGACTCCAGCTCCGAGTGCCACAGCTCGCTCAGCTCCCACAGCAACAGCGAGGAGCTGACGGCCAGCAAGCACGGCttcgccgcccccgccgcccccgagGACTTGGCGCGCCGCACCGGGGAGCTGGCCCGCCGGCAGCTCTCGCTCACCGAGAAGGGCGGCCAGCCCACCATGCCGCGGCAGAACAGCGCGGGCCCGCAGCGGCGGATAGAccagccgcccccgccgccgccgccgcccgtgGCGCGGGGCCGCACGCCGCCCTCGCTGCTGAGCACCGTGCAGTACCAGCGCCCCGCCAGCGGCACCATGATGTCCTCCTCGCCCGACTGGCCCGGCAGCGGGGCTCGCCTCCGGCAgcagtcctcctcctccaaggGCGACAGCCCTGAGATGAAGCAGCGCACGATGCACAAGCAG GCCCCTTCTCCTGTGAACCCCAATGCCCTGGACCGCACTGCTGCTTGGCTTTTGAATATGAACATGCAGTTTTTAGAAGATGAAAGCATTGACCCAGATTCCAAGCACAGGGATAAGCTCAGGAATAAGGACGAGCTCAGCCAAGCAGAAAAG TACCAGCAGGACCTAGTGGTGCTGCAGGACAAGCTTCGCATCTCCAACAAGAAGCTGGAGGAGTACGAGACTCGCTTCAAGTGCCAGGAGGAGACAACGCAGAAGCTGATGCTGGAGTACCAGgccaggctggaggagagcGAGGAGCGGCTCCGGAGACAGCAGGAGGATAAGGAGATCCAGATGAAGGGCATCATCAGCAG ACTGATGTCAGTTGAGGAGGAGTTAAAGAAGGACCACGCAGAAATGCAGGCTGCCGTGGATTCCAAGCAGAAGATTATCGATGCACAG GAGAAACGCATTGCTTCCCTGGACGCTGCCAACGCGCGGCTCATGAGCGCCCTTACCCAGCTGAAAGAGAGGTACAGCATGCAGACGCGTAATGGGATCTCCCCCACAAACCCAACTAAATTGCAGATTACCGAGAATGGCGAATTCAGAAACAGCAGTAATTGTTAA
- the DAB2IP gene encoding disabled homolog 2-interacting protein isoform X1 gives MPRLKESRSHESLLSPSSAVEALDLSMEEEVVIKPVHSSILGQDYCFEVTTSSGSKCFSCRSAAERDKWMENLRRAVHPNKDNSRRVENMLKLWIIEAKDLPAKKKYLCELCLDDVLYARTTCKLKTDNVFWGEHFEFNNLPSLKNITVHLYKETDKKKKKDKTNFIGQVNIPVSSVTGRQFVEKWYPVVSPNPGKGKSPGPMIRIKSRYQSMSILPMEMYKEFAEYITNNYMVLCSVLEPSLSVKNKEEMASALVHILQSTGKAKDFLTDLMMSEVDRCGENEHLIFRENTLATKAIEEYLKLVGQKYLQDALGEFIKALYESDENCEVDPSKCSSSDLPEHQSNLKMCCELAFCKIINSYCVFPRELKEVFASWRQECSNRGRPDISERLISASLFLRFLCPAIMSPSLFSLLQEYPDDRTARTLTLIAKVTQNLANFAKFGSKEEYMSFMNQFLEHEWTNMQRFLLEISNPETISNTAGFEGYIDLGRELSTLHSLLWEVISQLEQGTATKLGPLPRILRDVNSALSNPACVQVSVTADHAASTPSAGNSISAGLQKMVVENDLSGLIDFTRLPSPTPENKDLFFVTRSAGAQPSPARSSSYSEANEPDVQMSNGSKSLSMVDLQDNRLLDGGANAPGTADSLNDSQSSLGQLQGVWTARTQQNSVTGMATVRRAGQTPTTPSGESAPGRPQLLAPLSFQNPVYQMAAGLPLSPRGLGDSSSECHSSLSSHSNSEELTASKHGFAAPAAPEDLARRTGELARRQLSLTEKGGQPTMPRQNSAGPQRRIDQPPPPPPPPVARGRTPPSLLSTVQYQRPASGTMMSSSPDWPGSGARLRQQSSSSKGDSPEMKQRTMHKQAPSPVNPNALDRTAAWLLNMNMQFLEDESIDPDSKHRDKLRNKDELSQAEKYQQDLVVLQDKLRISNKKLEEYETRFKCQEETTQKLMLEYQARLEESEERLRRQQEDKEIQMKGIISRLMSVEEELKKDHAEMQAAVDSKQKIIDAQEKRIASLDAANARLMSALTQLKERYSMQTRNGISPTNPTKLQITENGEFRNSSNC, from the exons GTGACGACTTCATCAGGAAGTAAGTGCTTCTCGTGTCGTTCTGCAGCAGAGCGAGATAAATGGATGGAGAACCTGCGGCGTGCCGTGCACCCAAATAAG gacaaCAGCAGAAGGGTAGAGAATATGTTAAAGTTATGGATTATTGAAGCCAAGGACCTGCCAGCTAAGAAGAAGTACTTGTGTGAATTATGCCTGGATGACGTTCTTTATGCACGAACTACCTGTAAATTGAAAACTGATAATGTATTTTGGGGGGAGCACTTTGAATTTAATAACCTCCCATCGCTCAAAAACATTACGGTGCACTTGTACAAAGAGactgacaagaagaaaaagaaggacaAGACCAATTTCATCGGACAAGTGAACATCCCTGTCAGCTCTGTCACGGGCCGGCAGTTCGTAGAGAAATGGTACCCAGTGGTGAGCCCCAACCCCGGGAAGGGCAAGTCCCCGGGGCCCATGATCCGCATCAAGTCGCGCTACCAGAGCATGAGCATTCTTCCCATGGAGATGTACAAAGAGTTCGCCGAGTACATCACGAACAATTACATGGTGCTGTGCTCGGTGCTGGAGCCCTCGCTGAGCGTGAAGAACAAGGAGGAGATGGCGTCTGCGCTGGTGCACATCCTGCAGAGCACGGGCAAGGCCAAG GATTTCTTGACTGACCTGATGATGTCTGAAGTTGATCGCTGTGGTGAGAATGAGCATCTCATTTTCAGGGAGAACACACTGGCCACCAAAGCAATCGAAGAATACCTGAAGCTCGTGgggcagaaatatttgcaagatGCCTTAG GGGAATTTATCAAAGCGCTGTACGAATCAGATGAAAATTGTGAGGTGGATCCCAGTAAGTGTTCATCTTCGGACCTTCCTGAACACCAGAGCAACCTGAAGATGTGCTGCGAGCTGGCCTTCTGCAAGATCATCAACTCCTACTG TGTCTTCCCAAGGGAGCTCAAAGAAGTTTTTGCCTCGTGGAGACAAGAATGCAGCAACCGAGGCCGTCCGGACATCAGCGAGCGACTGATCAGTGCCTCCCTGTTCCTCCGGTTCCTCTGCCCGGCCATCATGTCCCCGTCCCTCTTCAGCCTCCTGCAGGAGTACCCGGATGACCGCACTGCACGCACTTTGACCCTCATTGCCAAGGTCACCCAGAACCTCGCCAACTTCGCCAA GTTTGGCAGCAAAGAGGAATACATGTCCTTTATGAATCAATTCTTGGAACATGAATGGACAAACATGCAGAGATTTCTGCTGGAGATTTCCAATCCCGAAACCATCTCAAACACAGCTGGCTTTGAAGGCTACATTGACCTGGGCCGGGAACTGTCCACGTTGCACTCGCTGCTCTGGGAAGTCATTTCTCAACTGGAGCAG GGCACTGCAACAAAGCTTGGGCCTCTGCCTCGGATCCTGAGGGACGTCAACTCGGCACTCAGTAACCCAGCCTGCGTGCAGGTCTCGGTCACGGCTGACCACGCCGCATCCACGCCCAGCGCTGGCAACAGCATCTCTGCGGGGCTACAGAAAATGGTGGTAGAGAATGACTTGTCTGG TCTGATAGATTTCACACGGTTACCATCTCCAACCCCTGAAAACAAGGACTTGTTTTTTGTCACAAGGTCTGCTGGGGCCCAGCCCTCGCCTGCCCGAAGCTCCAGTTACTCAGAGGCCAATGAGCCCGACGTGCAGATGTCTAATGGCAGCAAGAGTTTGTCCATGGTGGACTTGCAGGACAATCGGCTCTTGGACGGTGGGGCCAACGCGCCCGGCACGGCTGACTCCCTCAATGACAGTCAGTCGTCCCTCGGGCAGTTGCAGGGCGTATGGACCGCACGGACTCAGCAGAACAGCGTGACGGGCATGGCCACCGTGCGCCGGGCGGGCCAGACGCCCACGACGCCGAGCGGCGAGAGCGCGCCGGGCCGGCCCCAGCTCCTGGCACCGCTCTCCTTCCAGAACCCCGTGTACCAGATGGCGGCCGGGCTGCCGCTGTCCCCCCGCGGCCTGGGCGACTCCAGCTCCGAGTGCCACAGCTCGCTCAGCTCCCACAGCAACAGCGAGGAGCTGACGGCCAGCAAGCACGGCttcgccgcccccgccgcccccgagGACTTGGCGCGCCGCACCGGGGAGCTGGCCCGCCGGCAGCTCTCGCTCACCGAGAAGGGCGGCCAGCCCACCATGCCGCGGCAGAACAGCGCGGGCCCGCAGCGGCGGATAGAccagccgcccccgccgccgccgccgcccgtgGCGCGGGGCCGCACGCCGCCCTCGCTGCTGAGCACCGTGCAGTACCAGCGCCCCGCCAGCGGCACCATGATGTCCTCCTCGCCCGACTGGCCCGGCAGCGGGGCTCGCCTCCGGCAgcagtcctcctcctccaaggGCGACAGCCCTGAGATGAAGCAGCGCACGATGCACAAGCAG GCCCCTTCTCCTGTGAACCCCAATGCCCTGGACCGCACTGCTGCTTGGCTTTTGAATATGAACATGCAGTTTTTAGAAGATGAAAGCATTGACCCAGATTCCAAGCACAGGGATAAGCTCAGGAATAAGGACGAGCTCAGCCAAGCAGAAAAG TACCAGCAGGACCTAGTGGTGCTGCAGGACAAGCTTCGCATCTCCAACAAGAAGCTGGAGGAGTACGAGACTCGCTTCAAGTGCCAGGAGGAGACAACGCAGAAGCTGATGCTGGAGTACCAGgccaggctggaggagagcGAGGAGCGGCTCCGGAGACAGCAGGAGGATAAGGAGATCCAGATGAAGGGCATCATCAGCAG ACTGATGTCAGTTGAGGAGGAGTTAAAGAAGGACCACGCAGAAATGCAGGCTGCCGTGGATTCCAAGCAGAAGATTATCGATGCACAG GAGAAACGCATTGCTTCCCTGGACGCTGCCAACGCGCGGCTCATGAGCGCCCTTACCCAGCTGAAAGAGAGGTACAGCATGCAGACGCGTAATGGGATCTCCCCCACAAACCCAACTAAATTGCAGATTACCGAGAATGGCGAATTCAGAAACAGCAGTAATTGTTAA